The following coding sequences lie in one Amycolatopsis cihanbeyliensis genomic window:
- a CDS encoding amidohydrolase, which yields MLDVRLVNATVHTMDDDLRVAHEIGVWRGRIVGLDGAVSGLPARHEVDLGGATVLPGFLDAHVHLAWTGLAARRTVVNPREGVPRMLEVIRAAALRTQPGEWVDIGGYDQRPLGRHVTAAELDTVAAGRRILMVHDSGHACVVNGAVLDLLPADLPHEDGVFAEAGMAAVRALRQPYSTAELVDAIEHAGRACRAEGITAVAEAGIGGGLIGHSPVELAAYQDALDTGRLPLRVQAMIAADVLGPAGAHPEDDIARAVGVGMRTGFGGDRLSVGALKVFTDGGMMPRTAALTEPYVGLGHSGQLFADPGDLTDTIVRGHRAGWQLAVHAIGDRAVDLALEALERAHRERPRPHARHRVEHAGLVRPDQLPRFARVGASAVVQPNFLTYLGDDYAAIMGPERADWLYRGRGFLEHGVPLVGSSDRPVTGGAPLRAIQFLVQRTTGAGLPVGAGEAVGVSDALRAYTASAAHACHWERELGTIEPGKLADLVVLGDDPHRVPPEEIGAIEVVATVSAEDGALVTHGTDLGLQPE from the coding sequence ATGCTCGACGTACGGCTGGTGAACGCCACCGTGCACACCATGGACGACGACCTGAGGGTGGCCCACGAGATCGGCGTGTGGCGAGGCCGGATCGTCGGGCTGGACGGCGCGGTGTCCGGGTTGCCCGCCCGGCACGAGGTGGATCTGGGCGGGGCCACGGTGCTGCCCGGTTTCCTCGACGCGCATGTGCACCTGGCCTGGACCGGGCTCGCCGCGCGCCGCACCGTGGTGAACCCGCGGGAGGGGGTGCCGCGGATGCTCGAGGTGATCCGCGCGGCCGCCCTGCGTACGCAACCGGGGGAGTGGGTGGACATCGGCGGCTACGACCAGCGGCCGCTCGGCAGGCATGTCACCGCCGCGGAGCTGGACACGGTGGCCGCGGGCCGCAGGATCCTGATGGTGCACGACTCCGGCCACGCCTGCGTGGTGAACGGCGCGGTGCTCGACCTGCTGCCCGCGGACCTGCCGCACGAGGACGGGGTGTTCGCCGAGGCCGGGATGGCCGCCGTGCGCGCACTGCGGCAACCCTATTCGACCGCGGAGCTGGTGGACGCCATCGAGCACGCGGGACGAGCCTGTCGCGCCGAGGGCATCACGGCGGTGGCCGAGGCGGGCATCGGTGGTGGGCTGATCGGGCACAGCCCGGTCGAGCTGGCCGCTTACCAGGACGCACTGGACACGGGCAGGCTGCCGTTGCGGGTGCAGGCGATGATCGCCGCCGACGTGCTGGGACCCGCGGGCGCGCACCCGGAGGACGACATCGCCCGCGCCGTCGGGGTGGGGATGCGCACCGGCTTCGGCGGTGACCGGCTGTCCGTCGGCGCGCTCAAGGTGTTCACCGACGGCGGCATGATGCCGCGCACCGCCGCGCTCACCGAGCCGTACGTCGGGCTGGGGCACTCCGGCCAGCTGTTCGCCGACCCCGGGGATCTCACCGACACCATCGTGCGGGGACATCGGGCCGGCTGGCAGTTGGCCGTGCACGCCATCGGTGACCGGGCGGTCGACCTGGCGCTGGAGGCGCTGGAGCGCGCGCACCGGGAGCGCCCGCGGCCGCACGCCCGGCACCGCGTCGAGCACGCCGGGCTGGTACGTCCGGACCAGCTCCCGCGGTTCGCCCGGGTCGGGGCGAGCGCCGTGGTGCAGCCGAACTTCCTGACTTACCTCGGGGACGACTACGCGGCGATCATGGGGCCGGAGCGGGCGGACTGGCTGTACCGGGGCCGCGGCTTCCTCGAGCACGGCGTGCCCCTTGTCGGCAGCTCCGACCGGCCGGTGACCGGGGGAGCACCGCTGCGCGCGATCCAGTTCCTCGTGCAGCGCACCACCGGAGCCGGCCTGCCGGTCGGCGCCGGCGAGGCCGTCGGTGTGTCCGACGCCCTCCGTGCCTACACCGCGAGCGCGGCGCACGCCTGCCACTGGGAGCGCGAGCTCGGCACGATCGAGCCGGGCAAGCTGGCCGACCTGGTCGTGCTCGGGGACGACCCGCACCGGGTGCCACCGGAGGAGATCGGGGCGATCGAGGTGGTCGCCACCGTGAGCGCCGAGGACGGCGCGCTGGTCACCCACGGCACCGACCTCGGCCTCCAGCCGGAGTAG
- a CDS encoding ABC transporter ATP-binding protein has product MRSQPPEPTGRGVLRGAVAGQRGRIALASVLAAGHQGGEALVPVVIGLMIDQAVATGATGALLWWLAALAALFAALSYCYRFGARAAERAAEQAAHGLRIQVSRRVLDPHGGVEAGRLPGALVNIATGDAKRVGAVCGALPFGIAGLAGLLVSAIALLRISVPLGLLVLLGTPPLLALAHLVGRPLERRSGVEQERAAHASGVAADLVRGLRVLKGIGAEAAAVARYRRTSRTSLAATLRAARAQAWHDGALLALTGVFIALVALVGGQLAMQGAISVGGLVAAVGLAQFLLTPFQIFSVVNAELAQGRASAERVASVLAAPPAVSPGRAGLPDPLAGTVRLRGVRHGALRGLDLELAAGELTGVVTTDPAGATDLLACLGREVDPERGSVELDGVPLAELSPEELRGAVLVAAHDADLFEGSLLDNVLAGAGAAGAERALVAAAADEVAQSLPDGRATRLTERGQSLSGGQRQRVALARALAAEAPVLALHEPTTAVDAVTEARIAAALAEVRAGRTTLLVTTSPALLAAADRVVLLAEGVVTAEGTHADLVRELADYRAAVLA; this is encoded by the coding sequence GTGCGCTCGCAACCCCCGGAACCGACCGGCCGCGGGGTGCTCCGCGGCGCCGTCGCGGGTCAGCGCGGCCGGATCGCGCTTGCCAGCGTGCTCGCCGCGGGGCACCAGGGCGGCGAGGCGCTGGTGCCGGTGGTGATCGGCCTGATGATCGACCAGGCCGTGGCCACCGGGGCCACCGGCGCGTTGCTGTGGTGGCTGGCCGCACTGGCCGCGCTGTTCGCCGCGCTGTCCTACTGCTACCGGTTCGGCGCGCGGGCCGCGGAGCGAGCGGCCGAGCAGGCCGCACACGGGTTGCGCATCCAGGTGAGCAGGCGGGTGCTCGACCCGCACGGCGGCGTCGAGGCCGGCAGGCTGCCGGGCGCGCTGGTGAACATCGCCACCGGGGACGCCAAGCGGGTGGGCGCGGTGTGCGGGGCGCTCCCGTTCGGGATCGCGGGACTGGCCGGGTTGCTGGTCAGCGCGATCGCGTTGCTGCGAATCTCGGTGCCGCTCGGGTTGCTGGTGCTGCTCGGCACTCCCCCGCTGCTGGCGCTGGCACACCTGGTCGGTCGGCCGCTGGAGCGGCGCAGCGGGGTGGAGCAGGAGCGCGCGGCGCACGCCTCCGGGGTGGCCGCCGACCTGGTGCGCGGGCTGCGGGTGCTCAAGGGCATCGGCGCCGAAGCGGCCGCGGTCGCCCGGTACCGGCGCACCAGCCGCACCTCGCTCGCGGCCACCCTGCGCGCGGCTCGGGCCCAGGCCTGGCACGATGGCGCGCTGCTGGCGTTGACCGGGGTGTTCATCGCGCTGGTCGCGCTGGTCGGCGGGCAGCTGGCGATGCAGGGCGCGATCAGCGTCGGCGGACTGGTCGCCGCGGTCGGGCTGGCGCAGTTCCTGCTCACCCCGTTCCAGATCTTCTCCGTCGTCAACGCCGAGCTGGCGCAGGGCCGGGCCTCCGCGGAACGGGTGGCCTCGGTACTGGCCGCACCGCCCGCCGTCTCCCCCGGCCGGGCCGGGCTGCCCGACCCACTCGCCGGCACCGTGCGGCTGCGCGGGGTCCGGCACGGTGCGTTGCGCGGCCTGGACCTCGAACTCGCGGCCGGCGAGCTGACCGGGGTGGTCACGACCGATCCCGCCGGTGCCACCGACCTGCTGGCCTGCCTCGGGCGGGAGGTCGACCCCGAGCGGGGCTCCGTCGAGCTGGACGGGGTGCCGCTGGCCGAACTGTCCCCGGAGGAGCTGCGGGGTGCGGTGTTGGTCGCCGCGCACGACGCGGACCTGTTCGAGGGCAGCCTGCTGGACAACGTCCTCGCCGGGGCGGGTGCGGCCGGGGCGGAGCGCGCGCTGGTCGCCGCGGCCGCGGACGAGGTGGCCCAGAGCCTTCCGGACGGGAGGGCGACCCGGCTGACCGAGCGAGGCCAGTCGCTGTCCGGGGGCCAGCGGCAGCGGGTGGCACTGGCCCGCGCGCTGGCGGCCGAGGCACCGGTGCTGGCGCTGCACGAGCCGACCACCGCGGTGGACGCGGTGACCGAGGCCAGGATCGCCGCCGCGCTCGCCGAGGTGCGGGCGGGGCGCACCACGCTCCTGGTCACCACCAGCCCGGCCTTGCTCGCCGCGGCGGACCGGGTGGTGCTGCTGGCCGAGGGTGTGGTGACCGCCGAGGGTACGCACGCCGACCTGGTGCGCGAGCTCGCCGACTACCGGGCGGCGGTGCTGGCATGA